One Solanum lycopersicum chromosome 4, SLM_r2.1 DNA window includes the following coding sequences:
- the LOC138348206 gene encoding uncharacterized protein, whose amino-acid sequence MDKTQNILNKINISSQSTKIAKIENDLQNWSIPEESFKKIYQLGNFSFLTRCNIKTCESTIAINNSSEIVRLLKDKDLDRYKSSFNYLHIGLVQVVVKPLFRRGLDIPVCVLLRDDRFLNFDDSLLGLLQSNLTDGPVYFNCYPNFSVDINDPNVTDTLTLNVKTKNLNSKTDSREIAVVYRVYYRLMKTQLAPKACLESVKGETMLMEANHSHSSILFPRTLQWKDILSNNEWHFENITQPFTSHPPRSQIERLFSFPMDLLI is encoded by the coding sequence ATGgataaaactcaaaatattttgaataaaattaatatatcttcGCAATCAACAAAGATtgctaaaattgaaaatgatttacaaAACTGGAGTATTCCAGAAGAATCTTTCAAAAAGATTTATCAATTAGGTAACTTCAGTTTCCTCACTCGTTGCAATATTAAAACTTGTGAATCTACTATTGCCATTAACAATTCTTCTGAAATTGTTCGTCTTCTTAAAGACAAAGATCTAGACAGGTACAAATCTAGCTTCAACTATTTGCATATTGGTTTAGTTCAAGTTGTTGTAAAACCTCTGTTCAGAAGAGGTCTTGATATTCCTGTCTGCGTTCTCCTCAGAGATGAcagatttcttaattttgacgATTCCCTTCTTGGATTACTTCAAAGTAATCTCACTGATGGACCAGTTTACTTCAACTGTTATCCTAATTTCTCAGTTGACATTAATGATCCTAATGTCACAGACACTCTGACTCTCAATGTCAAAACCAAAAATCTTAATAGCAAAACTGATTCTAGAGAAATTGCTGTAGTCTATAGGGTCTATTATAGActtatgaaaactcaacttgcTCCAAAAGCGTGTCTTGAAAGCGTCAAAGGAGAAACCATGCTCATGGAAGCTAACCACTCACATAGTTCCATATTGTTTCCTAGAACCCTACAATGGAAGGATATTCTCTCAAATAACGAATGGCATTTTGAGAACATTACACAACCTTTTACTTCTCATCCCCCACGATCCCAAATAGAAAGGCTATTCAGTTTCCCGATGGATCTATTGATCTAA